In Oscillatoria acuminata PCC 6304, a single window of DNA contains:
- a CDS encoding hybrid sensor histidine kinase/response regulator, translating to MEEELHRQEQLFKSLADHAPDGIARFDRHLRHVYLNQAVEKGLGIPAEAILGKTHQELEIPEAIASLYQQQLSQTFATGCECLFEYQFQGSDGMRFFQTKVFPELTAEGSVEFVLSISRDITEYKRVEQAFQKTESRFRRIFESNMIGMGFWDVTGQITAANDAMLKMLGYTREEFESQGLSWESITPQKYHQADLEAREEALAQGYCTPYEKEFICKDGSRVPCISGGATFEDTTEEGVFFALDQRDRKRTENAQQYLSEASTILSSSLDYQITLANVADLTVPHLADWCTVSVVEENGRLQPPITAHINPEKVAWAKELHYKYPVDPDAPRGSPQVLRTGVSEFYPYIPEQLLVEAAQDEEHLQILKEVGFSSVMIVPMIARGRTLGTISFVAAESGRRYDRSDLNMAEELARRAALAVDNARLYEQAQQARRMAEEAAARTARLQAVTAALSEALTPAEVAEVVVNQGIAALDAKAGSLVILTDNNQSLKIVGAIGYPQEIIDQWLNIPVNAPVPLAECVRIGEPIFIENLGDLSVRYPRVSQLPKITKHQALAAIPLILQGQPIGAMGLSFVETREFSPEDRAFMVALSQQCAQAIARSQLYQAEQSARAQAETANRVRDEFIAVLSHELRSPLNPILGWTKLLQMRKFDEAKTLQALDIIERNALLQSRLIEDLLDISRILLGKLTLEMLPVHLGKIIESALETVRLAAEAKKIRIEKFLPMEAVEVLGDPNRLQQVVWNLLSNAVKFTPEGGEVTICLESTGNLAQIEVSDTGRGIAPEFLPYVFEYFRQADSKTTRSVGGLGLGLAIVHNLVELHGGSVQAESDGEEQGARFAVTLPLIAVGSLVAEESVLPESELSLAGIALVVVDDDPDTLEFLEFVLQEYGAKVRAVSSAQQAIAAIETSIPDLLLSDIGMPQMDGYMLIRELRQWEAQRGGSIPAIALTAYAGETNRQQILEAGFQQHLAKPIQPAELVQAIAFWVNHHQHSN from the coding sequence ATGGAAGAAGAACTCCACCGTCAAGAGCAACTGTTCAAATCCCTGGCGGACCATGCCCCCGATGGAATCGCCCGTTTTGATCGCCACCTTCGCCACGTTTACCTTAACCAGGCTGTGGAAAAAGGACTAGGGATACCTGCTGAAGCTATTCTCGGGAAAACCCATCAAGAGTTAGAGATTCCAGAAGCCATTGCCAGCCTGTATCAACAGCAGTTGAGCCAAACCTTTGCCACGGGATGCGAATGCTTATTTGAATACCAATTTCAGGGATCCGATGGAATGCGGTTTTTTCAAACGAAGGTCTTTCCAGAATTAACAGCAGAAGGTTCTGTGGAGTTTGTCTTGAGTATTTCGCGGGACATAACGGAGTATAAAAGAGTCGAGCAAGCCTTTCAGAAAACGGAATCGCGGTTTCGTCGAATCTTTGAGTCCAATATGATAGGCATGGGCTTTTGGGATGTCACGGGCCAGATCACCGCAGCCAATGATGCCATGCTGAAAATGTTAGGCTATACCCGAGAAGAATTTGAAAGCCAAGGACTCTCCTGGGAAAGCATTACGCCACAGAAATATCATCAGGCGGATCTCGAAGCGAGAGAAGAAGCCTTAGCTCAAGGATATTGCACCCCTTATGAAAAGGAATTTATTTGCAAAGATGGGAGTCGGGTCCCTTGCATTAGTGGGGGAGCCACGTTTGAGGATACCACCGAGGAGGGGGTATTTTTTGCTTTGGACCAGCGCGATCGCAAGCGCACGGAAAACGCCCAACAGTATCTCTCCGAGGCGAGTACCATCCTCTCTAGTTCCCTCGATTATCAAATCACCTTAGCCAACGTAGCGGACCTGACTGTACCTCACCTCGCCGACTGGTGTACCGTCTCGGTGGTTGAAGAAAATGGCAGACTCCAACCGCCAATCACCGCCCATATCAATCCCGAAAAAGTGGCCTGGGCTAAAGAACTCCATTACAAGTATCCAGTGGATCCCGACGCTCCCAGGGGTTCGCCACAAGTCCTGCGGACCGGGGTATCTGAGTTCTATCCCTATATTCCTGAACAGTTGCTGGTAGAAGCGGCCCAGGATGAAGAACATTTGCAGATTCTCAAAGAAGTCGGGTTTAGTTCGGTGATGATCGTCCCCATGATTGCCCGGGGACGGACTTTGGGAACTATTTCCTTTGTTGCTGCTGAATCGGGCCGTCGTTACGATCGCTCGGATCTGAATATGGCCGAAGAATTGGCCCGTCGCGCCGCCCTCGCCGTGGATAATGCCCGACTCTACGAACAAGCGCAACAAGCAAGAAGGATGGCAGAAGAGGCAGCAGCGCGGACGGCGCGCTTACAAGCAGTCACTGCGGCCCTGTCCGAGGCCCTCACCCCGGCTGAAGTGGCCGAAGTGGTGGTTAATCAAGGGATTGCCGCCCTTGATGCGAAAGCGGGTTCCCTGGTTATCCTGACCGACAACAATCAGAGTTTAAAGATAGTCGGCGCGATCGGTTATCCCCAAGAGATTATAGACCAATGGCTGAATATCCCCGTTAATGCCCCCGTCCCTTTAGCGGAATGCGTGCGGATAGGGGAACCGATTTTTATAGAAAATTTAGGCGATTTAAGTGTTCGATATCCCAGGGTCTCCCAACTCCCGAAGATCACAAAGCATCAAGCCTTAGCCGCGATTCCGTTAATTTTACAAGGACAACCCATTGGGGCGATGGGACTCAGTTTTGTTGAGACAAGAGAGTTTTCCCCAGAAGACCGCGCCTTTATGGTGGCCTTAAGCCAACAGTGCGCCCAGGCGATCGCCCGCTCTCAATTATACCAAGCTGAACAAAGTGCCAGAGCACAAGCGGAAACGGCTAATCGAGTCCGGGATGAGTTTATCGCGGTGTTGTCCCACGAGTTGCGATCGCCCCTTAATCCAATTTTAGGCTGGACCAAACTGCTGCAAATGCGGAAATTTGATGAAGCCAAAACCTTACAAGCCTTAGACATCATCGAACGTAATGCCCTGTTGCAATCCAGACTCATTGAGGATTTGCTCGATATTTCCCGGATTCTGCTTGGGAAACTGACCCTAGAAATGCTGCCCGTCCATTTAGGAAAAATTATTGAATCAGCCCTAGAAACGGTCCGGTTAGCGGCAGAGGCTAAGAAAATCCGCATTGAAAAATTTCTGCCCATGGAGGCTGTGGAAGTTTTGGGAGATCCCAACCGCTTGCAGCAAGTGGTGTGGAATTTGCTCTCCAATGCGGTTAAGTTTACCCCAGAAGGGGGAGAGGTTACCATTTGCTTGGAATCCACCGGCAACCTCGCCCAGATTGAAGTGTCCGATACGGGTCGAGGAATTGCTCCAGAGTTTCTCCCTTACGTTTTTGAGTATTTCCGGCAGGCGGATAGTAAAACGACCCGGTCCGTTGGGGGGTTGGGTCTGGGTTTGGCGATCGTGCATAACCTGGTGGAACTACATGGGGGTTCCGTGCAGGCAGAGAGTGACGGAGAGGAGCAAGGGGCAAGGTTTGCCGTGACCCTCCCCTTGATTGCTGTGGGTTCTTTAGTTGCGGAGGAGTCGGTTTTACCCGAGAGTGAGCTAAGTTTAGCGGGGATTGCCCTAGTGGTGGTGGATGATGACCCCGATACCCTAGAGTTTTTGGAATTTGTGTTGCAGGAGTATGGTGCCAAAGTCCGGGCGGTGAGTTCTGCACAACAGGCGATCGCCGCGATTGAAACCTCCATTCCTGATTTACTGTTGAGCGATATCGGAATGCCCCAAATGGATGGGTATATGCTGATTCGGGAACTTCGACAATGGGAAGCGCAACGGGGCGGTTCAATCCCGGCGATCGCCCTGACTGCTTATGCTGGAGAGACGAACCGTCAGCAAATTCTCGAAGCGGGGTTTCAGCAACATCTGGCGAAACCCATTCAACCAGCAGAGTTAGTCCAGGCGATCGCCTTCTGGGTGAACCACCATCAGCATTCCAACTGA
- a CDS encoding KGK domain-containing protein produces the protein MVLTSLPKLKAGRSTGGLAQCDRLTLNLRLGPPQIAADLSLNVATTALNPTGELEGTIRVRQYLACMMSAKTSVEYFKVMEENNILPECSDNDVVSFRGKLFKVSQLRKMMGHTMTEQNQLNHTLSNALRQKGIELGLTDTKEFLNQGVKGEILKITGKGWQKGKIKMKISLEFIPDVSEEGLWSSGEQQQPMQEGGDRPLEETDYSRGMPQAEQNGRRQRYPR, from the coding sequence GTGGTGTTGACAAGTTTACCGAAACTGAAGGCGGGTAGAAGTACAGGGGGTTTGGCACAGTGCGATCGCTTGACTTTAAATCTACGGCTCGGTCCACCTCAAATTGCAGCGGATTTAAGTTTAAACGTAGCGACAACAGCATTGAACCCAACTGGAGAGTTAGAGGGAACAATACGGGTGAGGCAGTACCTGGCTTGTATGATGTCGGCAAAGACGTCGGTGGAATATTTTAAGGTTATGGAAGAAAATAACATTTTACCGGAATGCTCCGATAATGATGTAGTTTCATTTCGCGGCAAACTGTTTAAAGTCAGTCAATTGCGGAAAATGATGGGCCATACCATGACTGAGCAGAACCAACTCAATCATACCCTTTCTAATGCCTTAAGGCAAAAAGGGATAGAGTTGGGGCTGACGGATACGAAAGAGTTTTTGAATCAAGGGGTGAAGGGGGAGATCCTCAAAATTACGGGAAAGGGTTGGCAAAAAGGCAAAATTAAAATGAAAATTAGTCTAGAATTTATCCCGGATGTTTCCGAGGAGGGGCTGTGGTCCTCTGGAGAGCAGCAGCAACCGATGCAGGAGGGTGGCGATCGCCCCTTAGAGGAGACGGACTACAGTAGAGGGATGCCACAGGCGGAACAGAATGGACGCCGACAGCGCTACCCCCGCTAA